From one Variovorax sp. PBL-H6 genomic stretch:
- a CDS encoding MATE family efflux transporter, with translation MVPVDPRTRLLLEAPIARTLLRLAMPNVLVMVAQASVGLIETYFVGKLGTDALAGMALVFPIVMLMQMTSAGAVGGGIASAIARALGGQRRADANALVLHAMLVALGFGLVFSTVLLMGGRALYASMGGEGASLQAALTYSHWVFAGAVLVWLFNSLAAVIRGTGNMAVPARVTVGGVFFLVPVSPLLIFGWGPIPALGIAGGAIALLLYYLVGTLALLAYLRSDASYLKLSFSGVRLRWPLFRDILRVGLISSIATICVNLSVAVATALAGQFGAGAIAGYGTGSRLEYLLVPLVFGFGAPLLAMVGTCIGAGQRERALRATWVGVAMAFAMAEAVGLAAALFPRPWLMLFGNDAAMLEAGTQYLRTVGPFYGFFGAGLVLYFASQGAGRLLWPVLGNVARLVVAALGGWLALRWTGELVHVFTAQAVALLIYAIVIAGAIAGGAWFGPVGWPRSTAGLLRRVGASS, from the coding sequence ATGGTCCCAGTCGATCCACGAACGCGCCTGCTGCTGGAGGCGCCGATCGCCCGCACCCTTCTGCGCCTGGCCATGCCCAACGTGCTGGTGATGGTCGCGCAGGCCTCGGTCGGGCTGATCGAGACCTACTTCGTCGGCAAGCTCGGCACCGATGCGCTGGCCGGCATGGCGCTGGTGTTCCCCATCGTCATGCTGATGCAGATGACCTCGGCCGGTGCCGTGGGCGGCGGCATCGCTTCGGCCATCGCCCGGGCGCTGGGCGGTCAGCGTCGGGCGGATGCCAATGCGCTGGTGCTGCACGCGATGCTCGTGGCGCTGGGCTTCGGGCTGGTCTTCAGCACCGTGCTGCTCATGGGTGGCCGCGCGCTCTACGCCAGCATGGGCGGAGAAGGCGCGTCGCTGCAAGCGGCGCTGACCTACTCGCACTGGGTGTTCGCCGGCGCGGTGCTGGTGTGGCTCTTCAATTCGCTGGCGGCTGTGATCCGCGGCACCGGCAACATGGCGGTGCCTGCCAGGGTGACCGTGGGCGGCGTGTTCTTTCTGGTGCCCGTGTCGCCATTGCTGATCTTCGGCTGGGGTCCCATCCCCGCGCTCGGCATCGCAGGCGGGGCGATCGCGCTGCTGCTGTACTACCTGGTCGGGACCCTGGCGCTGCTGGCTTACCTGCGCTCGGATGCCAGCTACCTGAAGCTCTCGTTCTCGGGCGTGCGGCTGCGCTGGCCTCTGTTCCGCGACATCCTGCGCGTGGGCCTGATTTCTTCCATCGCCACCATCTGCGTCAACCTGTCCGTCGCGGTCGCCACTGCGCTCGCCGGCCAGTTCGGCGCGGGCGCGATCGCGGGCTACGGCACTGGCTCGCGCCTCGAGTACCTGCTGGTGCCGCTGGTCTTCGGCTTCGGCGCACCGCTGCTGGCGATGGTCGGCACCTGCATCGGCGCCGGCCAGCGCGAGCGCGCGCTGCGGGCCACGTGGGTCGGCGTGGCCATGGCCTTCGCGATGGCCGAAGCGGTGGGCCTGGCGGCCGCGCTGTTCCCGCGGCCCTGGCTGATGCTCTTCGGCAACGATGCGGCCATGCTCGAGGCCGGCACGCAGTACCTGCGTACGGTGGGACCCTTCTACGGCTTCTTCGGCGCCGGGCTGGTGCTGTACTTTGCCTCGCAGGGCGCGGGGCGGCTCTTGTGGCCCGTGCTGGGCAACGTGGCGCGGCTCGTGGTCGCCGCGCTCGGCGGCTGGCTCGCGTTGCGCTGGACCGGCGAGCTGGTGCACGTCTTCACGGCCCAGGCCGTGGCGCTGTTGATCTACGCGATCGTCATTGCGGGGGCCATCGCCGGCGGCGCGTGGTTCGGGCCGGTGGGCTGGCCGCGCAGCACGGCCGGGCTGCTGCGGCGGGTCGGCGCCTCCTCCTGA
- a CDS encoding SDR family oxidoreductase has translation MQIKDAVVFITGANRGLGLAYARAALAAGAKKVYAAARDPKSVTLDGVVPVALDVTQTAQVEAAARACGDVTLVINNAGISRGSSLLSDDSLDAARAEFDTNFFGLWAVSRAFAPVLAKNGGGAIVNVLSALSWITFPSVATYSTSKSAAWSLSNGLRNELAGQGTQVVSVHVGYMDTDMASHVPGDKTSPDDVARQTLVAVEAGEPEVLADATARQVKQGFGATPPAYAAAG, from the coding sequence ATGCAGATCAAGGACGCTGTCGTTTTCATCACCGGCGCCAATCGCGGCCTCGGCCTGGCCTATGCGCGCGCCGCGCTTGCGGCCGGCGCGAAGAAGGTCTATGCGGCCGCGCGCGACCCGAAATCCGTCACGCTCGATGGCGTGGTGCCGGTCGCCCTCGATGTCACGCAGACCGCGCAGGTCGAGGCTGCCGCGCGAGCCTGCGGCGACGTGACCCTCGTCATCAACAACGCCGGCATCTCGCGCGGCTCGAGCCTGCTGTCGGACGACTCGCTCGACGCGGCCAGGGCCGAGTTCGACACCAACTTCTTCGGCCTCTGGGCCGTGAGCCGCGCCTTCGCGCCGGTGCTGGCGAAGAACGGCGGCGGCGCCATCGTCAACGTGCTGTCGGCGCTGAGCTGGATCACCTTCCCCAGCGTGGCGACCTACAGCACCTCCAAGTCGGCCGCCTGGTCGCTGAGCAACGGCCTGCGCAACGAGCTCGCCGGGCAAGGCACGCAGGTCGTCAGCGTGCACGTGGGCTACATGGACACCGACATGGCGAGCCATGTGCCTGGCGACAAGACCTCGCCCGACGACGTGGCGCGCCAGACCCTGGTCGCGGTGGAGGCTGGCGAGCCGGAGGTGCTGGCGGACGCGACCGCCCGGCAGGTGAAGCAGGGCTTCGGCGCGACGCCGCCGGCCTACGCGGCGGCGGGCTGA
- a CDS encoding NEL-type E3 ubiquitin ligase domain-containing protein — protein sequence MGENIGVGMAAGRAKGIIEVGSHHCLIIEIGLDLDEARTKLQSRVPADAMVFLITDAPLDEVATVRAALPSPENIIDEVKVDDSVDVIAPLVYRALDNLLDTRPVTPTAAALHLPRTEYASASVQDPGLAVQASYVYRYISHDSHWLWIPMGSERATNWRATGGEPASPAVAANPTTALSKALDLGQGFCESPEWQQLAQAQDLALLANLVTKALKETKNPNLKPMLRRLVEEAVAKPTLAERVFVVLQGGDESCVDRVSHALYRAQEEWLAQPVWDGALNHDLPKVIDIARQVFRRRCIDDLAQQTVKDINKERRAANRPEHTEEIETHLAYLAGLHESLELGGEQPDARFTGFGISGVTDEDIKIAKRAVLTQEGERFWDFLATWEPWQRVVLPAHFPDEAAGIVKALSDPDRPGRLQREATKEVDSANVPPKLHQESITLTANQRGKDEELQLWMELTRKAWSTQ from the coding sequence ATGGGCGAGAACATTGGAGTCGGAATGGCGGCGGGTCGCGCGAAGGGCATCATCGAAGTCGGCTCTCACCACTGCCTGATCATCGAGATCGGCCTTGATCTCGACGAGGCGAGGACCAAGCTGCAAAGCCGCGTTCCCGCGGATGCGATGGTATTTCTGATTACCGACGCGCCTTTGGATGAAGTTGCGACGGTCCGCGCGGCCCTACCCTCACCCGAAAATATCATCGATGAAGTCAAGGTCGACGACAGCGTGGACGTCATCGCCCCCCTTGTCTATCGTGCTCTGGATAACCTGCTGGATACAAGGCCAGTAACGCCAACCGCAGCTGCCTTACACCTACCGCGAACGGAATACGCCTCAGCCAGCGTCCAAGACCCTGGCCTGGCTGTGCAGGCCTCTTACGTTTACCGGTACATCTCCCATGACTCACATTGGCTGTGGATACCTATGGGCAGCGAACGCGCCACGAACTGGAGAGCAACCGGAGGCGAACCCGCTTCTCCTGCAGTTGCTGCCAATCCAACCACCGCCTTGTCAAAAGCGCTGGACCTTGGCCAGGGCTTTTGCGAGTCCCCGGAATGGCAGCAGTTGGCACAAGCCCAGGATCTTGCGCTCCTGGCGAATCTCGTCACGAAGGCACTGAAAGAAACGAAGAACCCGAATCTCAAGCCGATGCTTCGGCGACTGGTAGAGGAAGCGGTCGCCAAGCCCACGCTGGCCGAACGCGTTTTCGTCGTGCTCCAGGGCGGCGACGAAAGCTGCGTCGATCGTGTGTCGCACGCGCTGTACAGGGCGCAAGAGGAATGGCTTGCACAGCCTGTCTGGGACGGTGCCCTGAACCACGATCTGCCGAAAGTGATCGATATTGCGCGCCAGGTGTTCCGCCGCCGCTGCATCGATGACCTGGCCCAGCAAACGGTCAAGGACATCAACAAGGAACGCCGCGCTGCGAACCGGCCCGAACACACTGAAGAGATCGAAACACATCTCGCGTACCTGGCCGGGCTCCACGAATCACTCGAGCTCGGAGGCGAGCAACCGGATGCACGATTCACCGGTTTCGGCATCTCTGGTGTCACGGACGAAGACATCAAAATCGCCAAGAGAGCGGTTCTGACGCAAGAGGGCGAGCGCTTCTGGGACTTCTTGGCCACTTGGGAACCCTGGCAACGCGTTGTTCTGCCCGCCCATTTTCCAGATGAAGCGGCAGGGATCGTAAAGGCACTCAGTGACCCCGATCGCCCGGGGCGCCTCCAACGGGAGGCGACCAAGGAGGTCGATAGCGCCAATGTGCCGCCCAAGCTTCATCAAGAATCCATCACACTCACCGCCAACCAGCGCGGTAAGGATGAAGAGCTTCAGCTCTGGATGGAGCTGACCAGGAAGGCATGGAGTACCCAGTAA
- a CDS encoding aldolase → MSPEAEYASPAIRTLREDLALALRAAAHHGLSEGVCNHFSVALPGAQDCYLINPRGLHWSEIGAEDIVLIDVRGEVLAGRHRVEPTALFIHGAVHRVTGHAVVLHCHMPYATALTLTIDRALDPTLSQNAMRFMNRIAIDATYNGLALDDGEGERIARAMVGKDIAFLANHGVIVAGANIAHAYDDLYYVERACLHQVIAQSTGRPLAPVDAKLAAHVATQIQGEREQSDLFFESLRRLLPAPRAGRAALQRAAA, encoded by the coding sequence ATGAGCCCCGAAGCCGAGTACGCCAGCCCCGCCATTCGCACCCTGCGCGAAGACCTCGCGCTGGCGCTGCGTGCCGCCGCGCACCACGGCCTCTCCGAAGGCGTGTGCAACCATTTCAGCGTGGCCCTGCCCGGCGCGCAGGACTGCTACCTCATCAACCCACGCGGGCTGCACTGGAGCGAGATCGGCGCCGAAGACATCGTGCTGATCGACGTGCGCGGCGAGGTGCTGGCGGGGCGCCACCGGGTCGAGCCCACCGCCCTCTTCATCCACGGTGCGGTGCACCGCGTGACCGGGCACGCAGTGGTGCTCCACTGCCACATGCCCTACGCGACCGCGCTCACCCTCACCATCGATCGGGCGCTCGATCCGACGCTGAGCCAGAACGCGATGCGCTTCATGAACCGCATTGCCATCGACGCGACCTACAACGGCCTGGCGCTGGACGACGGCGAGGGCGAGCGCATCGCCCGCGCCATGGTGGGCAAGGACATCGCCTTCCTGGCCAACCACGGCGTCATCGTGGCCGGCGCGAACATCGCGCACGCCTATGACGATCTCTACTATGTCGAGCGCGCCTGCCTGCACCAGGTGATTGCGCAATCGACCGGCCGGCCGCTGGCGCCGGTCGATGCGAAGCTGGCCGCGCACGTCGCTACGCAGATCCAGGGCGAGCGCGAGCAGTCGGACTTGTTCTTCGAGTCACTGCGCAGGCTGCTGCCAGCGCCGCGTGCCGGGCGCGCTGCCCTTCAGCGCGCCGCCGCGTAG
- a CDS encoding 2-dehydro-3-deoxy-6-phosphogalactonate aldolase, producing MTSLNDSFSAALQHLPLVAILRGLNPAEAPEIGDAIVGAGFRLLEVPLNSPEPLRSIALLRERFPDALVGAGTVLDAQQVREVHAAGGQLIVAPNFNPEVVIEAARLGLVSLPGVMTPTEAFGALAAGANGLKLFPAEMASPAVVKALLAVLPSGTPLMPVGGITPAGMQAWREAGASGFGIGSALYKPGKRAEAVREAAMDFVAAFNGSLRT from the coding sequence ATGACCTCTCTCAACGATTCGTTCTCCGCGGCCCTGCAGCATCTGCCGCTGGTGGCCATCCTGCGCGGGCTGAACCCGGCCGAGGCGCCGGAGATCGGCGACGCCATCGTCGGCGCCGGCTTCCGCCTGCTCGAGGTGCCGCTCAACTCGCCCGAGCCGCTCAGGAGCATCGCGCTGCTGCGCGAGCGCTTTCCCGATGCGCTGGTGGGCGCCGGTACGGTGCTCGATGCGCAGCAGGTGCGCGAGGTGCATGCCGCCGGCGGCCAGCTGATCGTCGCGCCGAACTTCAATCCGGAGGTGGTGATCGAAGCGGCGCGCCTCGGGCTCGTGAGCCTGCCGGGCGTGATGACGCCGACCGAAGCCTTCGGCGCACTGGCAGCCGGCGCCAACGGACTCAAGCTCTTCCCGGCCGAGATGGCCTCGCCGGCGGTGGTCAAGGCGCTGCTCGCGGTGCTGCCATCTGGCACGCCGCTGATGCCCGTGGGCGGCATCACGCCGGCCGGCATGCAGGCCTGGCGAGAGGCCGGCGCGTCCGGCTTCGGCATCGGCTCGGCGCTCTACAAGCCGGGCAAGCGCGCCGAGGCGGTGCGCGAGGCGGCGATGGATTTCGTGGCCGCTTTCAATGGGAGCTTGAGGACATGA
- a CDS encoding 2-dehydro-3-deoxygalactonokinase, which produces MHLIAIDWGTSALRGALLDGKGHVLEERSHPRGILTVPPGGFPALFEELFGDWMRPTGSFCLISGMAGSKQGWVEAPYCACPSGRVEVGNAIVEIEPGRIAIVPGLSDLHDGVPDVMRGEEVQIFGAMALTGLADGLFVLPGTHNKWATVKRGRVTGFRTFMTGEFYALLSQHSILARTLDAQAPLDEVAFLEGVTQADNGQGLLHNAFGARTLALFDRMPAGELASYLSGLLIGEELRTQSIHAGDLVLIGSPALTQRYLLALEISGNTARTLGAEATWAGLHALAAIHLANKARP; this is translated from the coding sequence ATGCATCTGATCGCCATCGACTGGGGCACCAGCGCCTTGCGCGGCGCACTGCTGGACGGCAAGGGCCACGTGCTCGAGGAACGCAGCCATCCACGTGGCATCCTCACGGTGCCCCCTGGCGGGTTCCCCGCGCTCTTCGAGGAACTGTTCGGCGACTGGATGCGTCCCACCGGCAGCTTCTGCCTGATCTCGGGCATGGCCGGCAGCAAGCAGGGCTGGGTCGAGGCGCCCTACTGCGCCTGCCCTTCGGGCCGGGTCGAGGTGGGCAACGCCATCGTCGAGATCGAGCCGGGCCGCATCGCGATCGTGCCTGGGCTCAGCGACCTGCATGACGGCGTGCCCGACGTGATGCGCGGCGAGGAGGTGCAGATCTTCGGCGCCATGGCGCTCACCGGCCTGGCGGACGGGCTGTTCGTGCTGCCCGGCACGCACAACAAGTGGGCGACCGTCAAGCGAGGGCGGGTGACGGGTTTCCGCACCTTCATGACCGGCGAGTTCTACGCGCTGCTGAGCCAGCACTCGATCCTCGCGCGCACGCTCGACGCGCAGGCGCCGCTGGACGAAGTCGCCTTTCTCGAAGGCGTGACGCAGGCCGACAACGGCCAGGGCCTGCTGCACAACGCCTTCGGCGCACGCACCCTGGCGCTGTTCGATCGCATGCCGGCGGGCGAGCTCGCGAGCTACCTTTCCGGGCTGCTGATCGGCGAGGAGCTGCGCACGCAGTCCATCCACGCAGGCGACCTGGTGCTGATCGGCAGCCCTGCATTGACCCAGCGCTACCTGCTGGCGCTGGAGATCTCCGGCAACACCGCACGCACGCTGGGCGCCGAGGCCACCTGGGCCGGGCTGCATGCGCTGGCGGCCATTCATCTGGCCAACAAGGCGCGGCCCTGA
- a CDS encoding IlvD/Edd family dehydratase, translating to MSSPRRKPAHELRSQQWFGRHDRDGFIYRSWVKGKGVPHDQFDGRPVIGICNTFSELTPCNSHFRTLAEQVKIGVYEAGGFPLEFPVMSLGETLLRPTAMLYRNLASMDVEESIRANPIDGVVLLMGCDKTTPALMMGAASVDLPTIGVSGGPMLSGKWRGQELGSGTGVWQMSEQVRAGTLKLQEFFEAESCMHRSHGHCMTMGTASTMASMVESLGIGLPGNAAYPAVDGRRNVLARMAGRRIVDMVHEDLLMSKILTREAIENAIKVNAAIGGSTNLVIHLLAIAGRIGVELSLDDFDRLASDLPCLVNLQPSGQYLMEDFCYAGGVPVVMKEIAQHLHKDIVTSTGQSVWDNIKDAENYNPQVIQPLSKPFKDKAGICVLRGNLAPNGAIIKPSAATPELLVHQGRAVVFESADDFHKRIDDEALDIDEHCIMVLKNCGPKGYPGMAEAGNMPLPPKVLRKGITDMVRVSDARMSGTAYGTVVLHTAPEAAAGGPLALVQDGDIVELDVPKRLLHLHVSDEELARRRALWTPPKPALESGYWKLYIDNVLQADQGADLGFLRGKRGSFVPRDNH from the coding sequence ATGAGCAGTCCGCGCCGCAAACCCGCGCACGAGTTGCGCAGCCAGCAATGGTTCGGCCGGCACGACCGCGACGGCTTCATCTACCGCAGCTGGGTCAAGGGCAAGGGCGTTCCGCACGACCAGTTCGACGGGCGCCCCGTCATCGGCATCTGCAACACCTTCAGCGAACTCACGCCCTGCAACTCGCACTTCCGCACGCTGGCCGAGCAGGTGAAGATCGGGGTGTACGAGGCCGGCGGCTTTCCGCTCGAGTTCCCGGTGATGTCGCTCGGGGAGACCCTGCTGCGCCCCACCGCCATGCTCTACCGAAACCTCGCCAGCATGGACGTGGAAGAAAGCATCCGCGCCAACCCGATCGACGGCGTGGTGCTGCTGATGGGCTGCGACAAGACCACGCCCGCGCTCATGATGGGCGCCGCCAGCGTGGACCTGCCCACCATCGGCGTCTCGGGCGGCCCGATGCTCTCGGGCAAGTGGCGCGGCCAGGAGCTCGGGTCGGGCACCGGCGTATGGCAGATGAGCGAGCAGGTGCGCGCCGGCACGCTCAAGCTGCAGGAGTTCTTCGAGGCCGAGAGCTGCATGCACCGCAGCCACGGCCACTGCATGACCATGGGCACGGCGAGCACGATGGCGAGCATGGTCGAGTCGCTGGGCATCGGGCTGCCGGGCAATGCGGCGTATCCGGCGGTGGACGGCCGGCGCAATGTGCTGGCGCGCATGGCCGGGCGCCGCATCGTCGACATGGTGCACGAGGACCTGCTCATGTCGAAGATCCTCACGCGCGAAGCCATCGAGAACGCGATCAAGGTCAACGCGGCGATCGGCGGCTCGACCAACCTGGTGATCCACCTGCTCGCGATCGCCGGGCGCATCGGAGTGGAGCTGTCGCTCGACGACTTCGACCGCCTGGCTTCCGACCTGCCCTGCCTGGTCAACCTGCAGCCCTCGGGCCAGTACCTGATGGAAGACTTCTGCTACGCGGGCGGCGTGCCGGTGGTGATGAAGGAAATCGCGCAGCACCTGCACAAGGACATCGTCACCTCCACCGGCCAGAGCGTGTGGGACAACATCAAGGACGCCGAGAACTACAACCCGCAGGTGATCCAGCCGCTGTCGAAGCCCTTCAAGGACAAGGCCGGCATCTGCGTGCTGCGCGGCAACCTGGCGCCCAACGGCGCCATCATCAAGCCGAGCGCGGCGACACCGGAGCTGCTGGTGCACCAGGGCCGCGCGGTGGTCTTCGAGAGCGCGGACGACTTTCACAAGCGCATCGACGACGAGGCGCTGGACATCGACGAGCACTGCATCATGGTGCTCAAGAACTGCGGGCCCAAGGGCTATCCCGGCATGGCCGAGGCCGGCAACATGCCGCTGCCGCCGAAGGTCCTGCGCAAGGGCATCACCGACATGGTCCGCGTCAGCGATGCGCGCATGAGCGGCACGGCCTACGGCACCGTGGTGCTGCACACCGCGCCCGAGGCGGCGGCGGGCGGGCCGCTGGCGCTTGTGCAGGACGGCGACATCGTCGAGCTCGACGTACCGAAGCGCCTGCTGCACCTGCACGTGAGCGACGAGGAGCTGGCACGCCGCAGGGCGCTGTGGACACCGCCCAAGCCGGCGCTGGAGTCGGGCTACTGGAAGCTCTACATCGACAACGTGCTGCAGGCCGACCAGGGCGCCGACCTCGGATTCCTGCGCGGCAAGCGCGGTTCGTTCGTTCCCAGGGACAATCACTGA
- a CDS encoding FadR/GntR family transcriptional regulator produces the protein MSKNIHGRTLDLLGEAIVSRRYAIGAPMPAEPLLCEEFGVSRTVVREAVKSLVAKGLIITGPKVGTRVLPEDRWNWFDPDVITWQARAGLTPEFLRDLLDLRRVVEPAAVRLAAERATATDIEAIEEAYAGMKEAIDHGGDYVTSDLCFHHGLLAAAQNRMLAQMSKALDALLRTSFELSTAKKDGPALSLPLHRAVLDAVIAHNPMRAERAIVKLIDGAREDIEEVISSRRRLPRLGRPPPRLKAAA, from the coding sequence ATGAGCAAGAACATCCACGGCCGCACGCTCGACCTGCTCGGCGAGGCCATCGTCTCCCGGCGCTACGCGATCGGCGCGCCGATGCCCGCGGAGCCCCTGCTGTGCGAGGAATTCGGCGTCAGCCGCACGGTGGTGCGCGAGGCGGTGAAGTCGCTGGTGGCCAAGGGACTGATCATCACCGGCCCCAAGGTCGGCACCCGCGTGCTGCCCGAAGATCGCTGGAACTGGTTCGACCCCGACGTCATCACCTGGCAGGCGCGCGCCGGCCTCACGCCCGAGTTCCTGCGCGACCTGCTGGACCTGCGCCGGGTGGTCGAGCCGGCGGCCGTGCGGCTGGCGGCCGAGCGCGCGACCGCGACCGACATCGAGGCCATCGAAGAGGCCTATGCGGGGATGAAGGAGGCAATCGACCACGGCGGGGACTACGTCACCAGCGACCTGTGCTTCCACCACGGCCTGCTCGCGGCCGCGCAGAACCGCATGCTGGCGCAGATGAGCAAGGCGCTCGATGCGCTGTTGCGCACCAGCTTCGAACTCTCCACCGCCAAGAAGGACGGCCCAGCGCTGTCGCTGCCGCTGCACCGGGCGGTGCTCGATGCGGTCATCGCCCACAACCCGATGCGCGCCGAGCGCGCGATCGTCAAGCTGATCGACGGCGCGCGCGAGGACATCGAAGAGGTGATCTCGTCGCGCCGGCGGCTGCCGCGCCTCGGGCGCCCGCCGCCGCGGCTCAAGGCCGCCGCATGA
- a CDS encoding ABC transporter substrate-binding protein, protein MKFKLKALVIPALAALGLAVAGQAAAQEKLTVWWVKGFYKAEDDALFAAIKKFEDKHKNVKVELSQYPVQDMIPKTVSALDSGSPPDVAYADVYDFQVTGKWAFDGKLEDISSVISPMQARFAPNTVETTFLYNDQTKSKAYYAFPIKQQTMHIEYWKDMLEDAGFKESDIPTAWKEYWSFWCDKVQPAARQKTGKRVFGIGMPMGVDSSDSFYSFLTFMDAYNVKLVNDSGKLLVDDPQVRTGLIGAVTDYTAPYTKGCTPPSSTSWKDPDNNVAFHNKTTVMTHNATISIAAKWLDDMNNASLTPEQREEAKKNFTERIRTAGFPNKPDGSKMVYRTAVKTGVVFKDAKNKQRAKEFVTFLLQEENLTPYVEGSLGRWFPVTKAGQARDFWKADPHRQSVFNQYAAGTVPFEFTKNYKFTILNNENVWAKAMNRVINDKVPVDKAVDEMIERIKTVAR, encoded by the coding sequence ATGAAATTCAAACTCAAGGCACTCGTGATTCCCGCCCTGGCTGCGCTGGGGCTGGCTGTTGCCGGCCAGGCGGCAGCCCAGGAAAAGCTCACCGTCTGGTGGGTCAAGGGCTTCTACAAGGCGGAGGACGACGCCCTGTTCGCGGCCATCAAGAAGTTCGAGGACAAGCACAAGAACGTGAAGGTCGAGCTCTCGCAGTACCCGGTGCAGGACATGATCCCGAAGACCGTGTCGGCGCTCGACTCCGGCAGCCCGCCCGACGTGGCCTATGCCGACGTCTACGACTTCCAGGTCACCGGCAAATGGGCCTTCGACGGCAAGCTGGAAGACATCAGCAGCGTGATCTCGCCGATGCAGGCGCGCTTCGCGCCGAACACGGTCGAGACCACCTTCCTCTACAACGACCAGACGAAGTCGAAGGCCTACTACGCCTTCCCGATCAAGCAGCAGACGATGCACATCGAGTACTGGAAGGACATGCTGGAGGACGCAGGCTTCAAGGAATCGGACATCCCGACGGCCTGGAAGGAGTACTGGTCCTTCTGGTGCGACAAGGTGCAGCCGGCCGCCCGACAGAAGACCGGCAAGCGTGTCTTCGGCATCGGCATGCCGATGGGCGTCGACTCGAGCGACTCCTTCTATTCCTTCCTGACCTTCATGGACGCCTACAACGTCAAGCTGGTCAACGACAGCGGCAAGCTGCTGGTCGATGATCCCCAGGTTCGCACTGGCCTGATCGGCGCCGTCACCGACTACACCGCGCCGTACACGAAGGGCTGCACGCCGCCGTCGTCCACGAGCTGGAAGGACCCGGACAACAACGTCGCCTTCCACAACAAGACGACGGTGATGACGCACAACGCGACCATCTCGATCGCCGCCAAGTGGCTGGACGACATGAACAACGCCTCGCTCACCCCGGAGCAGCGCGAGGAAGCCAAGAAGAACTTCACGGAGCGCATCCGCACGGCCGGCTTCCCGAACAAGCCCGATGGCAGCAAGATGGTCTACCGCACCGCGGTGAAGACCGGCGTGGTCTTCAAGGATGCCAAGAACAAGCAGCGCGCCAAGGAGTTCGTGACCTTCCTGCTGCAGGAGGAAAATCTCACGCCCTACGTCGAGGGGTCGCTGGGCCGCTGGTTCCCGGTGACCAAGGCCGGCCAGGCGCGTGACTTCTGGAAGGCCGATCCGCATCGCCAGTCGGTGTTCAACCAGTACGCCGCCGGCACCGTGCCCTTCGAATTCACCAAGAACTACAAGTTCACCATCCTCAACAACGAGAACGTGTGGGCGAAGGCGATGAACCGCGTCATCAACGACAAGGTGCCGGTGGACAAGGCGGTCGACGAGATGATCGAGCGCATCAAGACCGTCGCGCGCTGA
- a CDS encoding carbohydrate ABC transporter permease yields the protein MSSTASAVAGSTAAGATPAAARPGRWQFWGRLMVVPYLLVFAVFVLYPVCYGLWLARHPQSYVHLVEDPIFFRSVINTFVFLVVAINVKMLVALVLSGFFVQSRWWIKILAGIFILPWAMPSIPTILSVRFMLNPEWGVINSTIFRLTGADGPNWLNDPTLALGFAMLMHIWKSLPFWTLILVAGRLAIPSEQYEAASVDGATSWQKFRFISWPSLRTLYLTSTILSMIWTLGDFNSVYLLTGGGPADLTHVLATLGIRYLRLDQVDLSMASIVVAMPLVLPLVYFMMKRLSK from the coding sequence ATGAGCTCCACCGCAAGCGCCGTGGCCGGCAGCACTGCTGCCGGGGCCACCCCGGCTGCCGCGCGGCCCGGACGCTGGCAGTTCTGGGGGCGGCTGATGGTCGTGCCCTACCTGCTGGTGTTCGCGGTCTTCGTGCTTTACCCGGTGTGCTACGGGTTGTGGCTGGCGCGCCATCCGCAGAGCTACGTGCACCTGGTCGAAGATCCGATCTTCTTCCGGTCGGTGATCAACACCTTCGTGTTCCTGGTCGTGGCGATCAACGTCAAGATGCTGGTGGCGCTGGTGCTCTCGGGCTTCTTCGTGCAATCACGCTGGTGGATCAAGATCCTGGCGGGCATCTTCATCCTTCCGTGGGCGATGCCCTCCATCCCGACCATCCTTTCGGTGCGCTTCATGCTCAACCCGGAGTGGGGTGTGATCAACTCCACCATCTTCCGGCTCACCGGCGCCGACGGCCCCAACTGGCTCAACGATCCGACGCTGGCACTGGGTTTCGCGATGCTGATGCACATCTGGAAGTCGCTGCCCTTCTGGACGCTGATCCTGGTGGCCGGCCGGCTCGCGATCCCGAGCGAGCAGTACGAGGCGGCCTCGGTCGACGGTGCCACGTCGTGGCAGAAGTTCCGCTTCATCAGCTGGCCCTCGCTGCGCACGCTCTATCTGACCTCGACCATCCTCTCGATGATCTGGACGCTGGGCGACTTCAACAGCGTCTACCTGCTGACCGGCGGCGGGCCCGCCGACCTGACGCATGTGCTGGCAACGCTGGGCATCCGTTATCTCAGGCTGGACCAGGTGGACCTGTCGATGGCGTCCATCGTGGTCGCGATGCCCTTGGTGCTGCCCTTGGTGTACTTCATGATGAAGAGGCTCTCCAAATGA